In Aliarcobacter faecis, a genomic segment contains:
- the dnaA gene encoding chromosomal replication initiator protein DnaA, which produces MTSKDFLELIKKEANQNDYERYLKQLVYKKVSSDENIAIFEVNNKYIASWIKSKFTDLIQHCFEIYDSSKPKIEIRLAGEKKTKKEILKEQVENQSSESTILNPSYTFDSFVVGSSNQMAYNASLAVATKPGIQYNPLFIYGGTGLGKTHLLQAIGNHALENGKTVIYVTIEQFMNDFTFSIKNKNMEHFRAKYRNCDVLLIDDVQFLSGKEQTQEEFFHTFNELHNAKKQIVMTSDRLPSQIASLVDRLKSRFEWGLTADVQIPGLETKIAIIEKKSELNGIKLSKEIINFIATSLDNSIREIEGVIIRINASASLLNQEINLAMVQGLLKEQIKENKENIKLPDIINIVSSELNIKQSDIKSKKRTATVANARRVVIYLARELTHNSMPDIAKVLGMKDHSSISHNIKKANELMEEDENFKLVIQNLKNKIINKE; this is translated from the coding sequence ATGACAAGTAAAGATTTTTTAGAACTTATTAAAAAAGAAGCAAATCAAAACGATTATGAAAGATACTTAAAACAGTTAGTTTATAAAAAAGTATCTTCAGATGAAAATATTGCTATTTTTGAAGTAAACAATAAATATATAGCTTCATGGATAAAAAGTAAATTTACAGATTTAATCCAACACTGTTTTGAAATTTATGATAGTTCAAAACCAAAAATAGAGATAAGACTAGCTGGTGAAAAAAAGACAAAAAAAGAGATTTTAAAAGAGCAAGTTGAAAATCAAAGTTCTGAAAGCACTATTTTAAATCCATCTTACACTTTTGATTCATTTGTTGTTGGTTCTTCAAATCAAATGGCATATAATGCCTCTTTAGCAGTTGCTACAAAACCAGGTATTCAATATAACCCTCTATTTATTTATGGGGGAACAGGTCTAGGAAAAACTCACCTTTTACAAGCAATTGGAAATCATGCTTTAGAAAATGGAAAAACTGTAATTTATGTAACAATTGAACAATTTATGAATGATTTTACATTTTCAATTAAAAATAAAAATATGGAACATTTTCGTGCAAAATATAGAAATTGTGATGTTTTATTGATAGATGATGTTCAATTTTTAAGTGGAAAAGAACAAACTCAAGAGGAGTTTTTTCACACTTTTAATGAACTTCATAATGCAAAAAAACAGATAGTTATGACTAGTGATAGACTTCCTTCTCAAATAGCTAGTCTTGTTGATAGATTAAAATCAAGATTTGAATGGGGATTAACAGCTGATGTCCAAATACCAGGACTTGAAACAAAAATAGCTATTATTGAAAAAAAATCTGAATTAAACGGAATAAAATTAAGTAAAGAGATTATAAATTTTATTGCAACTTCACTAGATAATTCTATTAGAGAAATTGAAGGTGTAATTATACGAATAAATGCTAGTGCATCTTTACTTAATCAAGAGATAAATTTAGCAATGGTTCAAGGGCTTTTAAAAGAACAAATCAAAGAGAATAAAGAGAATATTAAACTTCCTGATATAATAAATATTGTTTCAAGTGAATTAAATATAAAACAAAGTGATATAAAATCTAAAAAAAGAACAGCAACAGTTGCAAATGCAAGAAGAGTTGTAATATATCTTGCAAGAGAATTAACTCATAATTCAATGCCTGATATAGCAAAAGTTCTAGGAATGAAAGATCATAGCTCTATTTCTCATAATATTAAAAAAGCAAATGAGTTAATGGAAGAAGATGAAAACTTTAAATTAGTAATTCAAAATTTAAAGAACAAAATCATAAATAAGGAGTAG
- the dnaN gene encoding DNA polymerase III subunit beta: MKFVITKNILENVIASMQPFLEKKDSSAITSHVYLETQNDKLIVKATDYEIGLETTIDNISEIEDGKTTVNGNNLLGIIKRLKNENITLETNGNNLVIKQNKSIFKLPTYDANEYPILNKYENLKELSISTMNFINSIKKITPSIDNNNPKFELNGALLDIKSQKINFVSTDTRRLALSYLENISNDEIQLIIPKKAIIEIQKLFLDNAKIYCDQTNLIVSNENTKFFTKLINGKFPDYERIIPSTLKYSFPLPKNILVESIKLVTSLFSNIKITFNPKYIIFESLDEDSVATTQIDIDINIPNEFYLAVNAKYLLDFLSTSNSEKIKIGFNESNLPFYLEDDKFYTVVMPIVLEK; encoded by the coding sequence ATGAAGTTTGTAATTACAAAAAATATACTTGAAAATGTTATAGCTTCAATGCAACCTTTTTTAGAAAAAAAAGACTCAAGTGCAATAACATCACATGTATATTTAGAAACACAAAATGATAAACTAATTGTAAAAGCAACTGATTATGAAATTGGTTTAGAAACAACAATAGATAACATTTCTGAAATAGAAGATGGAAAAACAACAGTAAATGGAAATAATTTACTTGGAATTATTAAAAGATTAAAAAATGAAAATATTACTTTAGAAACAAATGGAAATAATCTTGTAATAAAACAGAATAAATCAATATTTAAACTTCCAACTTATGATGCAAATGAATATCCAATACTAAACAAATATGAAAATCTAAAAGAGTTATCAATTTCAACTATGAACTTTATAAACTCTATTAAAAAAATAACTCCTTCTATTGATAATAACAATCCTAAATTTGAATTAAATGGAGCATTATTAGATATAAAAAGTCAAAAAATAAACTTTGTTTCAACAGATACTAGAAGATTAGCATTATCATATTTAGAAAATATATCAAATGATGAAATACAATTAATTATTCCTAAAAAAGCAATTATAGAAATTCAAAAACTATTTTTAGATAATGCAAAAATTTATTGTGACCAAACAAACTTAATTGTTTCAAATGAAAATACAAAATTTTTTACAAAACTTATAAATGGAAAATTTCCTGATTATGAAAGAATTATTCCATCAACATTAAAATATAGTTTCCCACTACCTAAAAATATTTTAGTTGAATCAATTAAACTTGTAACTTCACTATTTTCAAATATTAAAATTACATTCAATCCAAAATATATAATTTTTGAGTCATTAGATGAAGATAGTGTTGCTACAACTCAAATAGATATTGATATAAATATTCCAAATGAGTTCTATTTAGCTGTAAATGCAAAATATCTACTTGATTTTTTAAGTACTTCAAATAGTGAAAAAATAAAAATAGGATTTAATGAGTCGAATTTACCATTTTATTTAGAAGATGATAAATTTTATACAGTTGTAATGCCAATTGTTTTAGAAAAATAA
- the gyrB gene encoding DNA topoisomerase (ATP-hydrolyzing) subunit B produces MSQQEYGASNIKVLKGLEAVRKRPGMYIGDTNINGLHHLIYEVVDNSIDEAMAGFCKNIKVTLTKDGWAKIEDDGRGIPTAIHPTEGISAATVALTVLHAGGKFDKDTYKVSGGLHGVGVSVVNALSKHLKMTIYREGKIHYQEFKEGIPQGTLEVIGDSPRKTGTTIEFLVDDSIFEVIKYEFNILKKRFKEVAYLNPIISITLEDEAAKIKEVYHFEGGIKQFVADMNKETALCEVIYFSDKVDGVEVDIAMMYNDTYIEKTLSFVNNIRTIDGGTHEAGFKAGLTRSISKYLNENAAAREKDTKITGDDVREGLIAVVSVKVPEPQFEGQTKGKLGSSYVRPIAQKLTGDNLDKYFEENPTHAKAVMEKSLMAARGREAAKKARELTRKKDSMSVGTLPGKLADCQSKDPAIKELYLVEGDSAGGSAKQGRDRVYQAILPLKGKILNVEKSRLDKILKSDEIRNIITALGCGIGEDFDEEKIRYHKIIIMTDADVDGSHIQTLLLTFFFRFLRPVVEKGYLYIAQPPLYRYKKGKNEIYLKDNGALSSYLIENGLENFEFEGMGYNDLLDLFKQVARYRAMLEQLAKRYSLLEVLKHLIENSDLVNLEFSTLYEKVKEFIENKGHNILSKTVTQDKIQLFVQTKEGLEELIIDDELFASPYFSESTFIFNKLKERDLALFDGRDLIELLEEIESLAKKGAYIQRYKGLGEMNPEQLWETTMTPENRRLLRVKIEDAEAASDTFTLFMGDEVEPRRNYIESHAKDVEHLDV; encoded by the coding sequence ATGTCACAACAAGAGTATGGTGCTAGTAATATTAAAGTTTTAAAAGGTCTTGAAGCTGTTAGAAAAAGACCAGGTATGTATATAGGTGATACAAATATAAATGGTCTTCATCATTTGATTTATGAAGTTGTTGATAACTCTATTGATGAAGCAATGGCAGGATTTTGTAAAAATATTAAAGTAACTTTAACAAAAGATGGTTGGGCTAAAATTGAAGATGATGGAAGAGGAATTCCAACTGCAATTCACCCAACTGAAGGTATAAGTGCTGCAACTGTTGCTCTAACTGTACTTCATGCTGGTGGAAAATTTGATAAAGATACTTATAAAGTTTCAGGTGGACTTCACGGTGTTGGGGTTTCAGTTGTAAATGCTCTATCAAAACATCTTAAAATGACAATTTATAGAGAAGGAAAAATTCATTATCAAGAGTTTAAAGAAGGAATTCCACAAGGAACTTTAGAAGTAATAGGAGATAGTCCAAGAAAAACAGGAACTACTATTGAATTTTTAGTTGATGACTCTATTTTTGAAGTTATAAAATATGAGTTTAATATTCTTAAAAAAAGATTTAAAGAAGTAGCTTATTTAAATCCAATTATCTCTATAACATTAGAAGATGAAGCAGCTAAAATTAAAGAAGTTTACCACTTTGAAGGTGGAATTAAACAATTTGTTGCTGATATGAATAAAGAGACAGCTTTATGTGAGGTTATATATTTTAGTGATAAAGTTGATGGAGTTGAAGTTGATATTGCTATGATGTATAATGATACATATATAGAAAAAACTCTATCTTTTGTAAATAATATTAGAACAATAGATGGAGGAACTCACGAAGCAGGTTTTAAAGCAGGGCTTACAAGAAGTATCTCTAAATATTTAAATGAAAATGCAGCTGCAAGAGAAAAAGATACAAAAATAACAGGTGATGATGTAAGAGAAGGTTTAATTGCTGTTGTTTCTGTTAAAGTTCCTGAACCTCAATTTGAAGGACAAACAAAAGGAAAATTGGGAAGCTCTTATGTTAGACCAATTGCTCAAAAATTAACTGGAGATAATTTAGATAAATATTTTGAAGAAAATCCAACTCATGCAAAAGCTGTAATGGAAAAATCTTTAATGGCAGCAAGAGGAAGAGAAGCTGCTAAAAAAGCAAGAGAATTAACTAGAAAAAAAGACTCTATGAGTGTTGGAACACTTCCTGGAAAACTTGCAGATTGTCAAAGTAAAGATCCAGCAATTAAAGAACTTTATTTAGTTGAGGGAGATTCTGCTGGTGGAAGTGCAAAACAAGGAAGAGATAGAGTTTATCAAGCAATTTTACCACTAAAAGGGAAAATTCTTAATGTTGAAAAATCAAGACTTGATAAAATTTTAAAATCTGATGAAATTAGAAATATTATTACAGCTTTAGGTTGTGGAATAGGTGAAGATTTTGATGAAGAAAAAATCAGATACCATAAAATCATAATTATGACAGATGCCGATGTTGATGGTAGCCATATTCAAACTCTACTTTTAACATTTTTCTTTAGATTTTTAAGACCAGTAGTTGAAAAAGGTTATTTATATATTGCTCAACCACCACTTTATAGATATAAAAAAGGTAAAAATGAGATATATTTAAAAGATAATGGAGCTTTATCTTCATATTTAATTGAAAATGGTTTAGAAAATTTTGAGTTTGAAGGTATGGGATATAATGATTTATTAGATCTATTTAAACAAGTAGCAAGATATAGAGCTATGCTTGAACAGTTAGCAAAAAGATACTCTTTACTTGAAGTATTAAAACACCTAATTGAAAATAGTGATTTAGTAAATCTTGAATTTAGCACTTTATATGAAAAAGTAAAAGAGTTTATTGAAAATAAAGGGCATAATATTTTATCAAAAACTGTAACTCAAGATAAAATTCAATTATTTGTTCAAACAAAAGAGGGTCTTGAAGAGTTAATTATTGATGATGAACTTTTTGCATCTCCATATTTTAGTGAATCTACATTTATTTTTAATAAGTTAAAAGAGAGAGATTTAGCACTATTTGATGGAAGAGATTTAATTGAGCTTCTTGAAGAAATAGAGAGTTTAGCTAAAAAAGGTGCTTATATTCAAAGATATAAAGGTCTTGGAGAGATGAATCCTGAACAACTTTGGGAGACAACAATGACACCTGAAAATAGAAGGCTTTTAAGAGTAAAAATAGAAGATGCAGAAGCTGCTAGTGATACATTTACTCTATTTATGGGTGATGAAGTAGAACCAAGAAGAAATTATATAGAATCTCACGCAAAAGATGTTGAACATCTTGATGTATAA
- the queF gene encoding preQ(1) synthase, protein MKYGEKEILEFDINNPENFWPNEHSKNYIIDIELPEFMAKCPRSGYPDFATIKIQYTPNKSVIELKALKIYINSFMNRYISHENSANEIFDTLFSKLEPRWLKVIADFKPRGNVHTVIEIDSSKI, encoded by the coding sequence ATAAAATATGGTGAAAAAGAGATTTTAGAATTTGATATAAATAATCCTGAAAATTTTTGGCCAAATGAACATAGTAAAAATTATATAATAGATATTGAATTACCAGAGTTTATGGCAAAATGCCCAAGAAGTGGTTATCCAGATTTTGCAACAATTAAAATACAATATACTCCAAATAAAAGTGTTATTGAATTAAAAGCTTTGAAGATTTATATAAACTCTTTTATGAATAGATATATCTCTCATGAGAACTCTGCAAATGAGATTTTTGATACACTTTTTTCTAAGCTAGAACCAAGATGGCTTAAAGTTATAGCAGATTTTAAACCACGAGGAAATGTTCATACAGTTATTGAAATAGATAGCTCAAAAATATAA